GCGCCCGCGATACGCTCGCGGTATTCGGCCTCGGGCCCGTCGGGCTCTCGGTCGTCCGGTTCGCCTCTGCCATGGGTGTGCCCGTCATCGGCATCGACATCGATGCCAGCCGGGTCGAGGCCGCACGCCGCTTCGGTGCAGCTCACGCCGTCAACGGCAAGACCGATGATCCTGTCGAGGAAGTCCGCAAGCTCACCAAGGAAGGCGTGGCGTCCCTGCGCTCTGGATTGCGCCGGTGGCGAGACCGCCGAGGCCCAGGCCGTTCGCAGCACGGCGCCATGGGGCCGTATCGCCCTTGTCGCCGTTGGCGGCAGCTTCAACGTGATCGGCTGGAACGACATCATCAGAGCCAGCGCACGTGCATCGGTTCGTACACGTTCTCGATCGTGGGAATGAGGCGGTGCGCCGAGTTCATCGCCAGTGGCGTCGACATCGACCTGATCTTCAGCGACCGCTGGTCGATCACGGACGCCGCACAGGCCTACGAGAAGTTCGACAGCCAGGCCAGCGGAAAGGGCGTCTTCATCTTCTAGTCTAGGAGGGGGCAGGTGGTTCCCGTCCGCTTTCGCCATAGTGATGCCATGCGGTGAAGTGCCCAAGCCAGGGACAACTAGCCTTCATCGGCGTCCGCCCCGGATGATCCAGACAGCGGTTATGCGCGCCTGCGCTTTCCATCGATAGGGACGATCTCGGCTTCCACCGTGTCAGCGGGAGCCTCGCCCATCGCGCTGGCAACAGCGTCGGCGATCCGGCCGGCCGCGGCCTTGAGCGGATCATCCGCCAGATGAGCGTAGCGCGACGTGGTCTTGACGTCGGCATGGCCGAGTGATGGGGCCCCGATCACCGGCAAGGCATCTCCAGTCGCGAGCCCCATACTTGCAAGGAGTGCCGCAGGTCGTGGATCCGCAGGTCGGGAAAGCCGGCCAGAACCCGCGCTTTCCCGCCAGATCTTCTCCACGCCCTGGTAGCGACCGTCGCCAGACTCGGCCGGAAACACGTGGGGGGACTTGTCATGCTGCCGCTGCCGCGACGGCACCTCGCGCGCCGGTGCGCCGAGCGGGATGGTCTTCTGTCCTGACTTCAGGTCCTCGAGCCGCAGCAGATCGCGGTCAGTCCACTTCCGACCAACGCAGGTTTACGATCTCGCTCTTGCGTGCCCCTGTGAAGGCAAGCCGAATGATCCGGCGGCCGCCGGATTGGCGCCATCGCGCTCCAGTTTGCGCAACGTGTCGCCGAGCTTGGCGAGCTCGGCCAGGGACAAGGCCGCACTTTCGGTCCGGGAAGCGCTTGACCCCTCGCGCCGGGTTGTCCGCGCGCATACCGCGGTCCTGGCAAGGTTAGGATTCGCCGAGCAACCCGACTGTGCGCGTGGCGTTCCTCGCCCCACTTGACGATCGCGCGACCGTGTTGGCGCGTCTTAACGTCCGCGCGGGTCTTGCCGTCGGCGACGTCTCGAAGGAAGCGCTGGATGTCGGCGCGCGTCAGGTCGGCCCACGCGTTTTCGGCCGAGGAGCAGCTTGATGTGTGCCGTGCAATTCGGCCCCGGTCGGTGGCGACCGTCGAGGCCTTCTTCGTCGTGCAGCCCTCGGCGGCGAAGATAGAGATCGCACAATTCCGCGACGGTCGGCGCCGTGCTGGCCGCACGCCGCTCCACCCAGCCGGGTCCTGGCCGTTGGCCACGCGGCCGAGCACCCGTTTCGCCTCCGACCGCGCCTCGTCTGCCGTCCAAGGCATGCCGTGCGGGCCAATCGTGTAGCGACGGGTCACGCCGCGACGGCCGTGCCCGGCACGATACTGGCAGAGATAGACCTTGCGGCCGGTCGGCGTGACCTTGACCCCGAATCCTGCAAGCTCCCCATCCCAGAGGAACCGGTCCCGCTCGCCGGCTTCCAATGCATCGATGACCTTCTTCGTGAGCTTGGCCGTCGGCATCGTCTGTCCGCCCCAGATCGGTGATTGCTGGCAATCACATAGCAATCACCGAATGCGGAAACAAGCGGAACGCCGAGGAAACGTCTATCCGCATAGCGCGAGCAAATCTGCGGATTTGCAGAATGGTCAGGAATGGCGTGGACACGGGCGAAACGATAATCCTCCGCCCTCCGAAGGCAGAGGTCACAGGTTCAGATCCTGTCAGGTGCGCCAATCTACTTTTCTAGGCAGTTTTCCGCCCAACATATTGAATCGCCATTAGAAATCTGGTTCTAATCGGTTCGAAACTTTCTTCATCGCTCTCGTCTGGTGGCGCTTGAAGCGACATCATCGACGAATTGTGCACGCCCGACTCCGCCATCATATCGTGGCGGCATAGCAGCCAAGCGGTTCTAACTCCACATACGGGTTGCGCCAGCAGCCCTTGGCCCTCGCCGGGAATGGGGGTAACAAGTGCAAGGAGGCTCCGAACGAGGGCCCCGCGTAGCGGATGCGTTTGGATGCCTTGCGCGCGCGAGGGGCGAAGCCCGCCAGGCGCTCTACAGGAAGCCATATCGCCCGCTATTGGGGTTTCCAGTGAACACGGTCATGGAAATCTGATCCTCAACGAACGCCGGGGATGTTGGTTTTCAATGATAACAACCTGACTACCGCCAGAATGATGTTCAACCAAATACTGATAAAAGCGCTCTTTTAGATCCGTTCCCTTCAACATCATATCATCATCGCCCTCCGGTTTGAAATAAGCCAAGAGGGGAGAATCTAAAACCACGAAACCCGGATGAAAGATCATTCTCGAGGCAATATTCCAGAAGGCTTATGGTTACTGCGGCATGAGTGATTGCTCGAAGGCCCTTTCCTCGACTTCCACGAGGCTTTCCGTCTATCACAAAATCTGTCGTTTCTTTGTCAAAATGAACCCGGCACTCTCCCGGCAAATTCCAAGCTTTTAGAACTGTCGCCAATTTGAGCGAGAAATCATGCGCGATTGCATCAAAGGCCGGCCGCAACACGCGCGCCCCTCTGGTCTCTGCCTCGTCCTGTGTTTCTAGTGCTGACTTTTTCTCCAGTAGCTTTTCTTGCCTCGAATACAAATATAATCCTGATCGAGCAGTTGATCGCTCTTCCACAAGAGCAGAAAATTTCGCTCGATCCTCTTACCAGTTTAGGCGCTAGGCTCTCTTGTATCTGAGATCGAAAGTCCCATATTCGTCAGTCATTTTCTTGAATCTGCCCGCGCAGGTCATGACTTCAGCCTCTAAATCGCCAATCGTTGTGCGAAGTTCTGTATCAAGATTCTCAATCTTTTCTATTTCTGCTGCCGCGGCAACAATGATCGCCTCAACATCACCTTCGCAGCTCTCGTCTAAATGCTGTGCCTCGGGCTGTGCTCCGCAATCAGGCATGGAACAGCCTCAACATGCAAACATCCGACCCACTTTCTTGGATAGCGTTGAGCCGTTCAACGTCCACGGCATAATGCTCTTGGAGTAATGCAAATCGCGCAAAGAAGATCGGCTATCTCATCGAGGTGAGACTGGGCTTCCTCGCGTTTCTCAAACACACTTCGACGCGTATGAAGAACCTCATTCAGGACTAACTGACTGGCGGCGAGTTCATCCCGTCTTTCGTCCAACGCGTCTCTAGCCGAGTGAGTTGGTCATCTAACTCCAGAACGGCCAACTCCCATATCCTCAATCTCAGTCTGCAAATCTGCAAGCAACTCATCAATCAATTCGATTTGAGAGCTGTTGTCGGAATCTGTGACAGCGGCGGGAACGACGCCAGAATCGTCAACACCAGTGAGTAAGAGCGTTATTGTCGCTAACTCTGCTGTTTTCAGCGTGTATTGACCACCCCAGAATGGCGACCCAATCTATGAATCTCACCTTCTTGCACAATCTACAAGTCTCGCAAGATTTCTGAAACTAAGGCTCTGGTGGTAGCCTTTACCGCACTACGTAGTATTCTCTTTCCACCTAGCCCGATTTTTTCCAGAAGAAATCCAGATAGGTTGTCTGTCTTGTCGTGCCCGTGCGCTTGCTTGAGAATAGTTAATTCTGAATTCTCGTCGAGCAGATCAGCTATGAGTGAAATTTCCGCCACTTGTTGCGCGATGTATCCGCCACTTTTCATCCGGCGTTATCTTGATGTCCTAAGCTGGCTTCTCCATATCGAGCGCGCTCGGGTATTTCTCTTAACTGGTAACCTCCGAGCATGAAGTCGATTGATTCCGCAAGAAATGACTTGCCCGTGTCTGACGCACCGCAGATGACATTCACACCAGAGATCAAGTCAGCGACGCTTCTCCTTTGGCCCCTGAAATGCAACTCGCCTTAACTCGATCCGCTCGTTGCTCATGACTGCCCTCCCGGCGACTGGAGAGGCTGAAATTCGCTGGACCACCTTTCAAATAGACGGTGAGTGATGCGAGTGACTTCTGCTGTCGGCACGTTGTGGAACCGTTCTACCGCCCACATTGCGCGTTCGACTAATCGCCTTGTATATGGTCGAGAGAGAGGCCAAGAATGGGGCAGCTGGTTCTCCTGCTACGTATGCAGATCCGTCCATGGTGGGCAGGCGCTGGATCAGATGCCTGCTCATCATGAGGTTCAAGCCCTTTTCTATCCAGCCCACGCCGTACGAGAAGCTCACCCGCGCGAAGAGGCAACGGCGCGCGTTGACTCGTCGGTCCGTCAGCGTCACCGGAATGAACTACGAGGTAGTCCATTTCCACGAGCCGTTGCAAATCGAATGCATCCGGATAAGCGGCAACAAGAATGGCAAGCGATCGCGTGCCGGTCTCAGCGGGCTGTTGAACGGAGTAGGGTGCCGAGCGCTAGTCATCGGTGGCACCCATGTCAATCGATCGATGTTAGCTAGCTGGTGACATATCCCCTGTTGATCTTGGATTTTTGTCGCAGAAGCGAGGGGGTTTGCCGTTAGGCCGGAACTTCGATGCATGCGAAATCGTAGCCTTCATCCGCTCGTAACCGTTGGCGTGACTCCTTCGGCGATATCAACCACACCCTGAAAAATCTCTTCCTGTAGATCGTCGAAAGTCCCGCTGCAACACTGTATCCCGCGCAAAATTCCGTAACGACTCGGCATGATGAATCGCTCCCGCTGTCGAAGGTAGTCTCTCTTCATAGAGGCATGGGGCTCCGGGGCCTCTGTGTCCGCGAGGATCGTCCGAGATCATCTCCATAGGCGTCAAGCAATTGGCGGATGTGGCGACTCTCCGCAGCGGCGGGGCTGGTCAGCAGGCTCTCTGGGGCAGGTCGAGGCGGGAGTCCGCCACCAGACCGGACCGCATGAAAGCCGGTCGTTGAGTGAGCATCGATTAACTCTACATGTGACTTTGACGTGAAGATGGAGAAATCAAAGGAGTTTACGTATGCTTCAAGATCGCCCGCGAGAGATATGGATTTCACTGTGGTGATCTTGTCCTGATTATGCACTCCAGTTATCTTTGAATTCTTCTTTGAGCTTGCTCGGATTATTTAGAAGTTTTCGAGCTTCGTTCCAATTCCTTGCGAACAAACAAAATGATGATAGCGCGGTGGTGTATATTCCCCAAATACGAATAGTATATTATTTTCCCAATCTCGACCCATGCGTCGCTAGGTCATAAAGGATGATCGTATCGTTTGCATTGGTAATTGTCCCATACATCAGCGAACCCTTGGGCAGAGGTAAAGCCAGCTATATCCAACTCCGTAATCACCGGCCCCGCCAAAGCAGCGCACTCTTTCATAGATGCTTGAGGGCGTTGTTGCCCACTCTTCGACGAAGCTTTCCCAATCGTCAGGGCTGAAGCTCTTAACACGCACGACCTTTGGAATGGGTATCCCAGATTGAACATGGTCCGGGGACGCTGTGCCCACTGCGGTCTTTGGCGCTATCTCTTTCAGATCACTGTCTTTTATCATCGGTGATTTTCGCAATTATAACGCGAGTATAGCAAACTGGATCACGCAGTCCACAGACAGTCTGGCCTGTTGAGTGAGGCGCACTGCGGTTGGGTGTTAACGAAGCCTCTCAAAATCGTGGCTCAGGCAGGGGGATGCAACGGGAGCAGCACGCCCCCCTTGCCGAGACGCCGCGGACGGCGAGACAAGATGGCGTGTAGTACAACGCATCTTGCGCGCAGCGTTATCCGCCTTCGGAACCCCATCGGCCCCTGCCGACATAGTTCGAGCCTTCGCCGTTTGGCCTGCCTCTGCCCATCGTTCTCAGCTTCCGTCGGTCAGAACACAGCCTCCGGTGCATTTTCTAGCATGGCCTGCGAGTCGCGCCGGATTTCATCCAATGCCTCCGCCCTGACGTTGGTAGCATGCGTCGATGCGTACCTGTAGGTGCCGTCGTTCGCAGAGCTGGCGTTCAACCAACCGGTCGCGTTCCTGCCTGTCTCGGGCCACTGCTGGCGTCTCCACTTCGTTGCGTCCAATGATCGCTCGGCGCTGACCCGTGACCGCCTGCCAAAGCCGCTGAGGCCAGTTCCTAGAGCGCGCTGAGCGTGATTGGGCTTCCTGTCGCTGTCTGCCATCGTGTCTGCGGTCCAGCTTTGGTCTCCCCACTCCCTTCCCCTCATCGCACAACCTCCCAGCGCGGCACCGCTCGCCGCTTGTGCGCGCCCGCGCATGCGGCCATACCCGGGGTGGCTGCGCTGTATCGGAACCCTGCGATGACCGCTTCCCCGACGCCGTTCACCCTGCATGTCGACGACGCCGCGCTCGACGACCTGCGCGCGCGGCTGGCGCGGGCGCGGTTTCCCGACCAGGCGCCGGACGCGCCGTGGGCCTATGGCACCGACGTCGGCTACATGCGCGACCTGGTCGGCCACTGGCGCGACCGGTTCGACTGGCGGGCGCAGGAGGCGCGGCTGAACGCCCTTCCGCAGTTCACCGTGCCGCTGCACGGCATCGACGTGCATTTCCTGCACGTGCAGGGGGTCGGGCCGAACCCGCGGCCGCTGTTGCTGCTGCACGGCTGGCCCGGCTCGGTGTTCGAGTTCCTCGACATCATCCCGATGCTGACCGACCCGGCGCGGTTCGGCGGCGACCCGGCCGACGCCTTCACCGTGGTTGCGCCGTCGCTGCCCGGCTTCGGGCTGTCGTTCCGGCCGAACCAGCCGCGCTACGGCTGCGAGGCGATCGCCGACTGCCTGGCCGACCTGATGACCGAGGTGCTGGGCTATCGCCGCTTCGCGGCGCAGGGCGGCGACTGGGGCTCGATCGTCGCCTCGCGCATGGGCTTCGCCCATCCCGACAGGGTCGCCGGCATCCACCTCAACCTGATGATCCTGCGCCCCGGCCTGAAGGCGCCGGACGAGGCCGATGCGGCCGAGCGGGCGTTCTTCGGCGAACTGGCGACCTGGCTGAAGGAGGACACCGGCTATCAGGCGATCCAGGGCACCCGGCCGCAGACGCTGGCGTTCGGCCTGACCGACTCGCCGCTCGGCCTCGCCGCCTGGATCGTCGAGAAGTTCCGGGCCTGGTCCGACTGCGGCGGCGACCTCGACAGCGCCTTCGACCGCGACCACGTGCTGGCCGACATCAGCCTGTACTGGCTGACCGGCGCGATCGGCTCGTCGTTCTGGCCCTATTACGCGCGGCTGCACGGCCCGTGGCCGGTGCCGGAAGGCCACGCCGTCGGCGTGCCGGTCGGCTATTGCCAGTTCCCGCGCGAGATCCTGCGGCCGCCGCGGTCGCTGGCGGCGCTCTACTACACCGACATCCGCCGCTGGACCGAGATGCCGCGCGGCGGCCATTTCGCCGCGATGGAGCAGCCCGCGGCGCTGACCGCGGAAATCCGCGCCTTCTTCCGCACGCTCGACCGGTAGCCCGACACGACTTGACACCGGTCAAGGGAGGCGCCGGGCCGACGCCGTAGGCAGGGACCAATCCCGCAAGGGCACCGAAAGGGAGATGGTTCCGATGCGTGTTTCATCGACACGGTTCCGGCGCGGCGCCGGCCTCGCGGCCGCCGCTGCCACGGCGTGGATGACGCTGGCCGGCGGCGCGCAGGCCGACGACCGGCTACAGACCATGCTGCAGCTGCGCGAGCAGGTCTGGGCCTGCACGGTGGGCGACCCGGCGTGCGAGCAGGTTCGCGAGCAGTTGATGACGCAACTGCGGCTGATGCTGCAGGACTGCAGCGGCGACGGCTGCGACCCGCTGCGCGAGCAGCTGCGCGACCAGGAACGCCTGCGCGACTGCGATTCGGCCACGCAGGACTGCCTGCAGCTGCAGACGCAGCTGCACGACCGTGACCGTGACCGTGTCCACCAGGGTGGCGGCGGCCAGGGCGGCGGCCAGGGCGGCGGCGGCCAGGGTGGCGGCGGCGGCCAGGGTGGCGGCGGCGGCGGCGGCAACCGCTGACGCCGTCGTCCGGCCGCTCAACGACAGGGCCGGCGCTTGCAGGCGCCGGCCCTTTATCTGTAGCCGGTTGCCGAGAACGGGGCGGTCAGCTGCCCGGCACCTGGTGGTCGTGGACGAATTCGATCACCCGCAACGCATCGTTCGACGCGGTGGCGAAGCCGGCGATGTTCGTGCCCGCCGCATTCTCGCTCGCCGGATCGAACACCCCGTCGGCGCCGCCGAACACCGCGTCGAGCAGCGGCCGGGTGACGGCGGTATAGACCACGTCGCCGCCTGACGTGGTGCTGGCCTCCAGATAGGTCAGCGTCTCGCCGGCATAGGCCGCGGCCCGGTCATAGGCATATGCGGAATAGTCGTACCAGGCGACGGTGCGGCCATCGACGACCGTGTTCACATCCAGAATCGAATTCTGGTAGGCGACCAGATCGACCGTGATGGTGCCGGTCTTGTCGGCCGCGCCGGCCAGCAGCGCGGCGGCCACGTCGAAGTCGCGCGTCGGCACGAAGCTGACCTGCTTGCTGACGAACACGGTCTCGTCGTTGTCGTCGACATAGGCGAAGGTCACCACCGTGTCGAGCGCACCGGTCGCCAGCAGGTCGGCATAGAGCGCCTGGTTGGCCAGCGGCGAATCGATCGTCCTGCTCTCGCCGGCCACGGTGACCACCAACCGGCCCGCCGCGTCGTAGCCGATCGAGGCACCGTCGGCGACGACGATGTTGTGGTCGGCGTCCAGCGTGTACACGCTGGCGAGCGTGCCATAGGCCTCGGCCAGCGCATGGTCGAACACCTGTGCCGGCGAGCGGGCGGAGCTGAGCCGGCCGAACTCCACTTCCTGCACCAGCGCGGAGTCGATCGGCGCCCCTTCGTCGTCCAGCGGGATCAGGTTGCCCGACGCATCCAGAGGCTGCGCCACCTGCTCGCCGCTGGGCAGCGTCAGCAGGATCGGCACGCCGTTGGCGTCGCGCAGCACCACGTAGAGGTCGCCATAAAGGTCGCCGCGGCCGACGCCCGCACCGGCGGGCCGGCCGCCGCCCTGGGCGTGGGGGTTGAGATCGCGGTTGCCCTGGGCCCAGATCGGCCGGTCGGAATCGCCTTCGTCGTCGCCATGCAGCCCGCCGCGCCCGCCGCCGCGGAGGAGATCCTCCAGAGCGCCGGTGGCGTCGCCGCGGCCGAAGCCGGGCCCGCCGACCCCGGCACCGCCGGGCCGGTTGCCGCCGGGCCCGCCCTCGTGCTCGCCGCCTTCCTCGTGGCCGTCCTCGCCGTGGCCGCCACCGCCGCCACCGGCGTGACCGCCGCCGCCTCCGCCGCCCGCGTGGCCGCCGCCGCCGCTCTCATGACTGCCGCCGGACTCATGGCCCGAGCCGTGATCGTCCTGCGCCCAGGCGGCTGCCGGCCATCCGCCGGCGAAACCGGCCAGCAGCACGGCAGCGAGCGCCGGGGCGAAACCCTGCTTGTTCGCTGGCATTCCATTCGTCCCTTAGATGACGCACCCTTGGCGGCGACCTTTGCGGTCGGCCGCCACGGGTCGTGCCGACGCCGCCGATCAGTTTTCCGGAATCTGGTGGTCGTGCACGAACTCGATCACCTGCAGCGCGTCGTCGGACGCCACCGCGAAGCCAGAAATATTGGTGTCGCTGACGTTCTCGGTCGTCGGATCGAACACGCCGTCGTCACCGCCGAACACCGCATCCAGCACCGACTTGGTCACGACCGTGTAGACCGTGTTGCCGTCCGAATCGGTCGTCGGCTCCAGATAGGTGATCGTGTCGCCGGCATAGGCGTCGGCCCGGTCGTAGGTGAACGACGAATAGTCGAAGTAGGCCACGGTCTGGCCGTCGACCACGGTGTTCACGTCGAGGATCGAGTTCTCGTAGGCGACCAGATCGACCGAGATTCCGCCGGTCTTGTCGGCAGCGGCAGCCAGCAGCGACGCGGCGACGTCGAGGTCCAGCGTCGGAACGAAGCTGACCTCCTTGGTCACGTAGATGGTCTCGTTGTTCTCGTCGACGTAGGAGAAGGTCACCACCGTGTTGATCGCGCCGGTGGCCATCAGGTCGGCATAGAGCGCGAGGTTCTCCAGCGGCGAGTCGATCGTCTTCGATTCGCCGTCCACCGTGATCACCAGCCGCCCGGCCGCGTCGAATGTGATCGAGGCGCCGTCGGCGATGACGATGTCGTTGTTCTCGTCGAGCGTGTAGATGCTGGCGAGCGAGGTCAGCGCCTCGGACAGCGAGTGGTTCAGCACCTGGGTCGGGGCACGGCCGACGCTGAGGCGACCGAAATCGACCTCCTGCAGCAGCGTCGCATCGAGCGGCTCGCCTTCCGCGTCGAGCGGGATCAGGTTGCCGTCGGCATCGAGCGGCTGGACCACCTGGTCGCCGCTGGGCAGCGTCAGCAGGATCGGCACACCGTTGGCGTCGCGCAGGATGACATAGAGATCGCCGTAAAGATCGCCGCGGCTGGTCCCGGCACCGGCCGGCTGGCCGCCGCCCTGGGCGTGGGGATTGAGGTCGCGGTTGCCCTGCGCCCATGCCGGCCGATCGGAGTCCTCGTCGGCCTCGGTCGACAGGCCGCCGCGCCCGCCCTGGCGCAGCAGGTCCTGCAGTTCCTGGGTGGCATCGCTGCGCCCGTAGCCGCCGCCACCCGCCCCGCCGGACCCGCCGGCGCCGCCCTGGCCGCCCGCGCCGTGCTGCTGTTGCTGCTGGGCAAATGCCGCCGGAATCAGGCCGCCGTCCTGGACAAGGCCGCCGGCACCCAGGAGGGTGAGTCCGGCGAGCGCCGTCGTGGCCAGGGTTGCAGCCGGCAGGCGGCGCGCTTTCGTCTTGTGCATCGTCTTCTTCCTTGTTGAGGAAACGAGATGTCACAACCGATCACACGCCGGCGCGCCCTGCTTTGATATGGCTCAATCGACCAGTCATGCGCCGCGGCGCATCACGGCATCGAACTAGAACCGATAGGCTAGGCCGATCCTGAACTGGTTTTCCGCGTTGTCGAACCTGTCGACATTGGCGCCGTATTCGACGTCGAAGCTTTCGTAGTCGGTGTAGGTGAAGTCGAAGCGCAGCGACACGGTGTCGCTGGCCGGCACTTCCACCCCGCTGCCGAAGCGCAGACCGGTCTGGGTGTTGTCCTCGCTGGTCGACGTTCCGGTCGTCGCATAGTCGGTGTGGAACAGGGTGCGCACCAGGCCCACCCGCCCGTACAGCAGCGCCGCGTCGCCGAGCACGTAGCCGGCGATCAGGCTGGCGCCGACGCTGTGATGCTTGTCGACGGAGTAGACCCGCCCGGTGGGGTCGCGCTCGATGTCCCAACTGGCGTCGCTGATCTCGGCATCGAGTTCTCCGGCCAGGTAGAAATCGTCCAGCCGCAGGCCATAGCCGCCGTAGACGCCGGCCGACGCCCCGTAGCCGCCGCGCTCGGCGTCGAGGACCGAGCCGGCCTGCCGCGGCCCGCTGTTGGCGCTGACCAACCCGTCGTGACCGAGCTGGCCGCCAAAATAGAACCCCGCCAAGGGGTTGTCCGGGCTGTCCGGCTCGCCCTCTCGCAGCATGCCGAAGCGATAGCCGATGCCGAGGCGGGTCAGGTTTTCGGTGTTCGAGAAGTCGTCGAGCCCGTTTCCGCCCTCGATCTGGTAGTTGCGGTAGGCGGTGTAGGTCTG
The nucleotide sequence above comes from Alphaproteobacteria bacterium. Encoded proteins:
- a CDS encoding epoxide hydrolase, translating into MTASPTPFTLHVDDAALDDLRARLARARFPDQAPDAPWAYGTDVGYMRDLVGHWRDRFDWRAQEARLNALPQFTVPLHGIDVHFLHVQGVGPNPRPLLLLHGWPGSVFEFLDIIPMLTDPARFGGDPADAFTVVAPSLPGFGLSFRPNQPRYGCEAIADCLADLMTEVLGYRRFAAQGGDWGSIVASRMGFAHPDRVAGIHLNLMILRPGLKAPDEADAAERAFFGELATWLKEDTGYQAIQGTRPQTLAFGLTDSPLGLAAWIVEKFRAWSDCGGDLDSAFDRDHVLADISLYWLTGAIGSSFWPYYARLHGPWPVPEGHAVGVPVGYCQFPREILRPPRSLAALYYTDIRRWTEMPRGGHFAAMEQPAALTAEIRAFFRTLDR
- a CDS encoding alcohol dehydrogenase catalytic domain-containing protein, which encodes MRGVVFTGNRTLEVTTFPDPAPGPGQAVIRMKASGICGSDLHFYRAEDPIAQLAAQGFKLSRDRAKDTRIIAGHEPCGVIEEVAPDVDPARFRKGDRVMVFHYEGCGVCDHCRSGWTQMCVEGAAPHGAVLHGGHADFMRVPVSTLVKLPDEVSFVGGAAIACGTGTAYGAICRLGVSARDTLAVFGLGPVGLSVVRFASAMGVPVIGIDIDASRVEAARRFGAAHAVNGKTDDPVEEVRKLTKEGVASLRSGLRRWRDRRGPGRSQHGAMGPYRPCRRWRQLQRDRLERHHQSQRTCIGSYTFSIVGMRRCAEFIASGVDIDLIFSDRWSITDAAQAYEKFDSQASGKGVFIF